Proteins encoded together in one Janthinobacterium tructae window:
- a CDS encoding hydrolase, translated as MPIATAQAAQKLLTPNDHTLIMIDHQSQMAFATRSIDLALLRNNAALVAKAAFEFKVPTILTTVAAKSFSGPIFDEIQSVFPEQAPIDRTTMNTWEDARIADKVNGYGKGKIVLAGLWTSVCIVGPALSALEQGFDVYVIADASGDVSDEAHAMAMQRMIQAGAQPLTSVQYLLELQRDWARGETYNETVATAVAHGGGYGLGLIYAKSMFNASEGH; from the coding sequence ATGCCTATCGCCACCGCCCAAGCCGCCCAAAAACTGCTGACCCCGAACGACCATACCCTGATCATGATCGACCACCAGTCGCAGATGGCGTTCGCTACCCGCTCCATCGACCTGGCCCTGTTGCGCAACAACGCGGCCCTGGTGGCCAAGGCGGCGTTTGAATTCAAGGTGCCGACCATCCTGACGACGGTGGCCGCCAAATCGTTCTCCGGCCCTATTTTCGACGAAATCCAGTCCGTCTTCCCGGAACAGGCGCCGATCGACCGCACCACGATGAACACCTGGGAAGATGCGCGCATCGCCGACAAGGTGAATGGCTACGGCAAGGGCAAGATCGTGCTGGCCGGTCTGTGGACCTCCGTCTGCATCGTCGGCCCCGCGCTGTCGGCGCTGGAGCAGGGTTTTGACGTTTACGTGATCGCCGACGCCAGCGGCGACGTCTCTGACGAGGCGCATGCGATGGCGATGCAGCGCATGATACAGGCGGGCGCGCAGCCGCTGACGTCCGTGCAATACTTGCTGGAACTGCAGCGCGACTGGGCCCGTGGCGAGACCTATAACGAGACGGTGGCGACGGCCGTGGCGCACGGCGGCGGCTATGGGCTGGGCCTGATCTACGCCAAATCCATGTTCAACGCCAGCGAAGGCCATTGA